From Methanofastidiosum sp., a single genomic window includes:
- the pyk gene encoding pyruvate kinase encodes MKKTKIVCTIGPSVSNYEMINNLIASGMDVARLNFSHGTHSEHLKVIKTLKEVSEDTNKKIGILLDTKGPDIRVGEFNNTIHINTGQEYIFSINHGKDIIPLQNDISKFLKPNDKVLVDDGTLIFSVVGIEEKDIHLKALNEGNLRQKVSINIPGDEYCPSAVTQNELVDIKFGVKNEVDFIALSFASTKEDIIKAREIIKENDGEQWIISKIESSFGIKNIDELIEYSEGIMVARGDLGVEIDLSKIPSVQRSIIEKCNIKGRPVIVATQMLNSMIENPRPTRAEVEDIASAIYSGADAVMLSGETAIGKYPIESVEMMVKVAIETEKELKPRSEYGPSKRVADVISSLVAKAVLLSDVKAIVTSTRSGYTACMVSRHKLSVPTYGMTNNAATARKLSVVWGINEVYIDREKGGISEAVFHAAKYLKNEGLKDNDLFIFTAGVSNTKKQRTNLLEIREIGEVLSS; translated from the coding sequence GAACATCTAAAAGTAATCAAGACATTAAAAGAGGTATCTGAAGATACTAACAAAAAAATTGGGATCTTATTAGATACCAAAGGTCCAGATATAAGGGTGGGGGAATTTAATAACACAATTCACATCAACACTGGACAAGAATATATCTTTTCTATTAATCATGGAAAGGACATAATTCCATTACAGAACGATATATCTAAATTCTTAAAACCTAACGATAAAGTTCTAGTTGATGATGGTACTTTGATTTTTTCAGTTGTTGGGATTGAAGAAAAAGATATTCATCTTAAAGCTTTAAATGAAGGCAATCTAAGACAAAAAGTAAGTATAAATATTCCAGGAGATGAATATTGCCCTTCTGCTGTTACTCAAAATGAATTAGTTGACATCAAATTTGGGGTTAAAAATGAAGTTGATTTCATAGCGTTATCATTTGCATCGACTAAAGAGGACATAATCAAGGCAAGAGAGATAATAAAAGAAAATGATGGTGAACAGTGGATAATCTCTAAAATAGAGTCTAGCTTTGGAATCAAGAATATAGATGAGTTAATTGAATATTCAGAAGGCATAATGGTTGCAAGAGGGGATTTAGGGGTTGAAATTGATCTTTCTAAAATTCCAAGCGTACAAAGATCTATAATCGAGAAATGCAATATAAAAGGCAGACCGGTGATTGTTGCAACCCAGATGCTAAACTCAATGATAGAAAATCCAAGGCCGACGAGAGCTGAAGTAGAGGACATAGCAAGTGCAATTTATAGTGGAGCGGACGCAGTTATGTTATCAGGTGAAACTGCTATTGGGAAATATCCTATAGAAAGTGTAGAAATGATGGTTAAGGTAGCAATTGAAACTGAAAAGGAACTTAAACCGAGATCAGAATATGGCCCTTCTAAAAGGGTTGCAGATGTAATATCTTCCCTTGTCGCTAAAGCCGTATTATTATCAGATGTCAAGGCAATCGTTACTTCAACAAGATCTGGCTATACTGCATGTATGGTGTCTCGACATAAACTATCAGTTCCAACTTACGGTATGACAAACAATGCAGCTACTGCTAGAAAGCTTTCAGTAGTATGGGGGATAAATGAAGTTTACATAGACAGGGAAAAGGGTGGAATTTCAGAAGCCGTTTTTCATGCTGCCAAATATTTGAAAAATGAAGGATTAAAAGATAATGACCTTTTTATTTTTACTGCTGGTGTTAGTAATACAAAAAAACAAAGGACTAACTTATTAGAAATAAGGGAAATAGGAGAAGTCCTATCTTCTTGA
- a CDS encoding archease: MNGYKFDFFEVTADIGVRVWGKDIDELFENAAIAVTSLMINPNLMKKIIEKKLIVTGNDLPSLLINWLTELLIIRDSEGILFSSFEVEISKEGKSLNARVFGDHFIGKNLEMDVKAITYSLFKLEKINGDFYSQFVLDI, translated from the coding sequence ATGAATGGCTATAAATTTGATTTCTTTGAAGTTACGGCAGATATTGGCGTTAGAGTTTGGGGTAAAGACATTGATGAATTATTTGAAAATGCCGCCATTGCAGTTACGAGCTTAATGATAAATCCTAATTTAATGAAAAAAATAATAGAAAAAAAACTCATTGTCACAGGGAACGATCTACCATCCTTATTAATTAATTGGCTTACTGAGCTACTAATAATAAGAGATAGTGAGGGAATTCTTTTTTCATCTTTTGAAGTTGAAATTTCCAAGGAAGGGAAATCACTTAATGCAAGGGTCTTTGGGGACCATTTCATTGGGAAAAATTTAGAAATGGACGTAAAAGCTATCACATATTCTTTGTTTAAGTTAGAAAAAATAAATGGAGATTTCTATTCACAATTTGTTCTTGATATATGA